One window from the genome of Schistocerca piceifrons isolate TAMUIC-IGC-003096 chromosome 8, iqSchPice1.1, whole genome shotgun sequence encodes:
- the LOC124712301 gene encoding trypsin alpha-like yields the protein MQHLALFVVCLLGSSLAIPASTRLWSRGNSRIIGGSDADIADYPWQLSFEYSDSHICGASIISSNWALTAAHCADQLNVLLMSFRAGSSIRGSGGTVRKAGSGYMHGSYDSNTLDYDVAVIKALGSLLDPNAQVVSLPSDGYDPEGGLAVTVTGWGTTYTDGPAASTLQKVDISIVDRSTCRGIFANINTVTDRMVCAGEAGRSVCNGDSGGPLVSGSTQVGIVSWGNPECEAAPGVYSNVGNLRSWIRAATAV from the exons ATGCAGCACCTCGCCCTCTTCGTGGTGTGCCTCTTGGGCTCGTCCCTGGCCATTCCCGCGTCGACCAGGTTGTGGAGCCGAGGCAACAGCCGCATCATTGGAGGTTCCGACGCCGACATTGCCGACTACCCGTGGCAGCTGTCCTTTGAGTACAGCGACTCGCACATCTGTGGAGCGTCCATCATCAGCTCCAACTGGGCGCTGACGGCCGCTCACTGCGCTGACCAGTTGAATGTCCTTCTGATGAGTTTCCGAGCGGGATCTTCAATTCGTGGAAGCGGTGGTACCGTTCGCAAGGCGGGTTCTGGCTACATGCACGGATCGTACGATAGCAATACGCTAGACTACGATGTCGCCGTCATCAAG GCCCTTGGATCCCTGCTTGACCCGAACGCTCAGGTCGTCAGCCTACCTTCTGATGGCTACGACCCGGAAGGTGGTCTCGCAGTGACGGTGACCGGTTGGGGAACCACGTACACGGACGGGCCAGCAGccagcaccctacagaaggtcgACATCAGCATCGTGGACCGCAGCACCTGCAGGGGCATCTTCGCCAACATCAACACTGTGACCGACCGCATGGTGTGTGCCGGCGAGGCCGGCAGGAGCGTCTGCAACGGAGATTCCGGCGGCCCCCTGGTCAGCGGAAGCACCCAGGTGGGCATCGTCTCCTGGGGGAATCCAGAGTGCGAGGCCGCCCCCGGCGTCTACTCCAATGTTGGCAACCTGCGCTCCTGGATCCGAGCTGCAACTGCTGTCTAA